A genome region from Bombus pyrosoma isolate SC7728 linkage group LG14, ASM1482585v1, whole genome shotgun sequence includes the following:
- the LOC122574755 gene encoding meiosis regulator and mRNA stability factor 1 isoform X1, translated as MADQDNADYYALCTNDQNKTEGLNERLIERSISQSLCDLNSSNNSVTVENAASVSPLLSHYKYHRFSHHDSPVNFSSLPTYLPPIGVFWDIENCHVPKGRSAMAATQVIREKFFGGYREAEFIVVCDVLRENSRVMKELNNAQVNLIHVARECKNAADEKLKQSIRRFADIHGSPAAVILISGDINFAPDLSDLRYRKKIHVILLHMKNTSEALILCANEHYDFSELMESLPSTTVQVTAYCDLLVSNLPEDQDITSIKCYLKQMFESCGGQVMEIQSNTAIVRFTSKPSADRAQKRMDGKIILGSKISVKFQKEKTSNFQQIRANSINRNGTVSESEIVTSSPRQMYSASASLTGGRALQIPHYQPSSPVIGTYSGWNAHCASASAPVGMVQPSSVFVGRSYPNNSNSNNVAFNRTYNELARAQSPLFWQVSGPQQFGHVWEEQYKVEKTKVLSRRIHIPQARENGVVNNNTSRNSEGLRRIRGTQTSFVQPPEWTGPRQQYPPLNVPASLNGTAQSNFKRRSPSPMYDLQSRERNQWNGQQNASVRSTRTPSPYENTVQTVSQQSNHTSPYHPSDTENEEVENFFNPINNHNGISTNNETCTPIELQVTNLDQSINPKKMRHMLVSIFMEHVMVLNVSIFTQSDGNFAASVKVPSLSDAQYAISQLHRRKVGYKRILISYAHSGRASPQVVRAQIVMLLQEVPGHKLPLFKFREMYESRFMISISVSELYKMKDVCIITEDPGGRMVSLNPDHRNTPSPCFNNTNQEEQVELPYCTIHTLKPWSDKGWAEQKVASLPNVKISLKVLDPRIHQLLTTHNGSLPLPSLPNCYEAEFKEKLQVVENGVPLEHLVSCLSCVELKQGIGSVKYLIWTGNKIHENNQEENKCVTSPLANQLALFSRELVDLLKTAPHCQLPFNRFIPAYHHHFGRQCRVADYGFTKLIDLLEALTHTVQVMGEGNNRVVTLSHRAQVRRFTSDLLRVLKSKASKQVALSEFPSVYARVIAKPWDIVDYGVCEIEDILSEVSENTVVVTVINGGDKMIAIPKREQTAEEIERTKQFAVEVVELLRHAPQCRMQFNKFVPSYHHHFGHQCRVSDYGFTKLIELFEAIPEIVKIEDDNSGERQISLTEKEGLLVLSEQISKLITRSKGCLSVSNIAQNFLRQFGYALKPELFGCISVLQLMQKLGDTVKIVYLPSRPVVMMVDKSHVQQLTLQCRRLLMDKPQHRMSLQEFQHLYVQYYLKSCNIDELKQNLSNVVRFTTLKDEQFIELTPLHCFACNVYRIMMNYGGALKLSQFETAYFSTIGSVCNPVDYGFPTLFALLQALPCTVTIKQSRRKKNIIYLNKKITAVGIALPSTYASGSSYCDTDSSNESFESDSSSRVNVSNNSTIPEQTMWVEQVSESQDSWKQTDTDNLWSKDSNKSWMTSNSEDRLVNWSLQENGSESFLKNLMQTPIMLHGFPPAPPKPDSPPEEDLNKNQWESSVWTTPTKFAYLRDEHTTNVQVPPFTLPLSWNHITSCDSNLLSPTKNLLTAAANPLNPRTSPFFSSKCDLVVAPHPSELPLPSLSLTPKKNVSSENIIIAESFTNKQEKIVNSSMEDINLKNNENDSSNMESNGTKEKHSTPTQQLFTSKRRLAAQFNRPIES; from the exons ATGGCAGACCAAGATAATGCAGATTACTATGCACTTTGTACAAATGACcaaaataaaacagaaggTCTAAATGAAAGGCTAATAGAAAGGAGCATATCTCAATCATTATGTGACCTAAATAGTAGCAATAATAGTGTTACAGTTGAAAATGCAGCATCTGTTTCTCCATTATTAAGTCACTATAAATATCATCGTTTCTCACATCATGATAGTCCagttaatttttcatctttaccGACGTATCTTCCACCCATTGGTGTATTTTGGGATATAGAAAATTGCCAT GTACCAAAAGGAAGGTCTGCCATGGCTGCAACCCAAgtaattagagaaaaattttttgGTGGTTATAGGGAAGCAGAATTTATTGTAGTTTGCGATGTCTTAAGAGAAAATAGTCGGGTTATGAAAGAATTGAATAATGCTCAG GTTAATTTAATACATGTTGCTAGAGAGTGTAAAAATGCTGCTGATGAGAAACTCAAACAATCTATTAGAAGATTTGCTGATATTCATGGAAGTCCAGCAGCTGTGATTTTAATATCTGgtgatattaattttgctCCTGATCTCAGTGATTTGCGTTATAGGAAGAAAATTCATGTGATACTTTTACACATGAAAAATACATCTGAAGCATTGATACTATGTGCTAATGAGCACTATGATTTCTCAGAACTTATGGAATCACTGCCATCTACAACAGTACAG GTTACTGCATATTGCGATCTCCTAGTTAGTAACCTTCCCGAAGATCAGGATATTACATCTATTAAATGTTATCTTAAACAAATGTTCGAAAGCTGTGGTGGTCAAGTGATGGAAATTCAGTCAAATACTGCAATTGTACGCTTTACTTCAAAACCTTCTGCAGACag ggCTCAGAAGCGTATGGATGGAAAGATTATTCTTGGTTCGAAAATTtccgtaaaatttcaaaaagagaaaacaagtAACTTTCAGCAAATTCGAG caaattctataaatagaaACGGTACTGTAAGTGAATCAGAAATTGTTACCAGTTCTCCAAGGCAAATGTACAGTGCAAGTGCTTCGTTAACGGGTGGAAGAGCCCTTCAGATTCCACATTATCAGCCATCGTCGCCGGTTATTGGAACATATTCTGGATGGAATGCTCATTGTGCTTCTGCTTCAGCACCAGTAGg gATGGTTCAACCATCATCCGTTTTTGTTGGCAGATCATATccaaataatagtaatagtaataatgtAGCTTTTAATAGAACTTATAACGAACTTGCAAGGGCCCAATCTCCATTATTTTGGCAAGTTTCTGGTCCCCAACAATTTGGTCATGTATGGGAAGAACAATATAAG GTGGAAAAAACGAAAGTACTTAGTAGAAGAATTCATATTCCGCAGGCTCGGGAAAATGGagttgtaaataataatacttctCGAAATTCTGAGGGTTTAAGACGTATTAGAGGTACGCAAACTTCGTTTGTTCAACCTCCAGAATGGACTGGTCCAAGGCAACAATATCCTCCATTGAATGTTCCTGCGAGTTTGAATGGAACTG ctcaatcaaattttaaacgtCGAAGTCCATCTCCTATGTATGACTTGCAATCACGAGAAAGAAATCAGTGGAATGgacag CAGAATGCGTCTGTACGTAGTACTAGGACACCGTCGCCTTACGAAAATACAGTACAAACGGTAAGCCAACAAAGTAATCATACCTCACCTTATCATCCAAGTGATACGGAAAACGAAGAAGTTGAG aattttttcaatccaataaataatcataatgGAATATCAACGAATAATGAAACGTGCACGCCAATTGAACTGCAAGTAACTAATTTAGACCAAAGTATTAATCCAAAAAAGATGAGACATATGCTTGTCTCTATTTTTATGGAACATGTGATG gtgttaaatgtttctatttttacacaGTCTGATGGTAACTTTGCGGCAAGTGTCAAAGTACCTTCTTTATCAGACGCACAATACGCGATTTCTCAGTTACATCGTCGTAAAGTAGGGTATAaacgtattttaatatcgtacgCTCATAGTGGTAGAGCAAGTCCTCAGGTTGTACGAGCGCAAATTGTGATGCTACTGCAAGAAGTACCTGGTCATAAACTCCCTCTTTTTAAGTTTCGAGAAATGTACGAGAGTCGTTTCATGATTTCCATCAGCGTTTCCGAGTTGTACAAAATGAAAGATGTTTGTATTATTACGGAAGATCCTGGTGGTAGAATGGTTTCTCTTAATCCGGATCATAGAAATACTCCATCGCcatgttttaataatacaaatcaG GAGGAACAAGTAGAGTTACCATATTGTACTATTCATACGTTAAAACCATGGTCTGATAAAGGATGGGCTGAACAAAAAGTAGCATCACTCCctaatgtaaaaatttctttaaaggTTCTCGATCCACGTATACACCAATTACTAACGACGCATAACGGAAGTTTACCATTGCCTAG tttgcCAAATTGTTATGAAGctgaatttaaagaaaaattacaagtaGTTGAAAATGGAGTACCCTTAGAACATCTAGTATCTTGCTTATCCTGTGTTGAATTGAAACAGGGTATTGGTAGTGTAAAGTATCTTATATGGacaggaaataaaattcatgaaaataatcAGGAAG agaATAAATGTGTGACTTCTCCGCTTGCAAATCAATTAGCACTTTTCAGTCGTGAATTAGTTGATCTTCTGAAAACTGCTCCACACTGCCAGTTACCATTTAACCGCTTTATACCCGCATACCACCATCATTTTGGAAGACAATGTAGGGTCGCCGATTACGGATTCACCAAACTAATTGATTTGTTGGAAGCACTTACTCATACCGTACAA GTAATGGGTGAAGGAAACAATCGTGTGGTCACATTATCTCATCGTGCACAAGTACGTCGTTTTACGTCTGATCTTCTAAGAGTCTTAAAGTCCAAAGCTAGTAAACAAGTAGCACTTTCAGAATTTCCAAGTGTTTATGCTAGAGTAATAG cTAAACCATGGGATATTGTGGATTATGGAGTATGTGAAATAGAAGACATTCTCAGTGAAGTATCAGAAAATACCGTGGTTGTCACTGTGATTAATGGAGGAGATAAGATGATAGCTATTCCCAAACGAGAACAAACTGCAGAAGAGATAGAACGAACAAAACAATTTGCTGTCGAA GTTGTCGAGTTGTTACGACACGCGCCTCAGTGTAGAATGCAATTTAATAAGTTTGTGCCATCGTATCATCATCATTTCGGTCATCAGTGTCGAGTATCAGATTATGGCTTcacgaaattaattgaattatttgaagCTATACCGGAGATAGTTAAAATAGAAGATGATAATTCCGGAGAAAGACAAATTTCTTTAACAGAAAAGGAAGGTCTTCTTGTACTTTCTGAGCAAATATCCAAATTAATTACTCGGTCGAAAGGTTGTCTTAGTGTTTCTAACATTGCACAAAACTTTCTACGTCAATTTGGCTATGCGTTAAAACCAGAATTATTCGGTTGCATCTCTGTGTTGCAACTTATGCAGAAACTTGGGGATACTGTGAAg attGTATATTTGCCAAGTAGACCTGTAGTTATGATGGTAGATAAGTCTCACGTGCAGCAACTGACCTTACAATGCCGTCGATTACTCATGGATAAACCACAACATAGAATGTCACTTCAAGAGTTCCAACACTTATAcgttcaatattatttaaaatcgtgTAACATAGACGAACTAAAGCAAAATTTATCCAATGTAGTTCGA TTTACAACACTAAAGGACGAACAGTTCATAGAACTTACTCCACTACATTGTTTTGCTTGtaatgtatatcgtataatgatGAATTATGGTGGAGCACTGAAACTTTCACAGTTCGAAACGGCATATTTCTCTACTATAGGTTCCGTTTGTAACCCTGTAGACTATGGATTTCCAACACTTTTTGCACTTTTGCAAGCATTACCTTGTACGGTAACAATAAAACAATCACGGCGCAAGAAAAAcatcatatatttaaataaaaagattactG CTGTAGGTATAGCATTACCGTCAACATATGCATCAGGATCATCGTATTGTGATACAGATTCCAGTAATGAGTCGTTTGAAAGCGATTCATCCTCTCGTGtcaatgtttcaaataattcaactATACCAGAGCAAACAATGTGGGTAGAGCAAGTTTCTGAAAGTCAGGATTCTTGGAAACAAACAGATACAGACAATCTGTGGTCAAAAGACTCTAACAAATCTTGGATGACTTCAAATTCGGAAGATAGATTGGTCAATTGGTCGTTACAAGAAAATGGAAGCGAAAGCTTTCTCAAAAATCTAATGCAAACACCAATTATGCTACATGGTTTTCCACCTGCACCTCCAAAACCAGATTCTCCACCTGAG GAAGATCTAAATAAGAATCAATGGGAATCATCAGTTTGGACGACACCAACGAAATTTGCATATCTACGGGATGAACATACTACTAATGTACAG GTTCCTCCGTTTACTTTACCTCTTTCTTGGAATCACATCACATCCTGTGATAGTAACTTACTATCACCaacaaagaatttattaactgCTGCAGCCAATCCTTTAAATCCACGTACTTcacctttcttctcttccaaATGTGACTTGGTTGTTGCCCCTCATCCTTCTGAATTACCGCTTCCATCGTTATCATTAACTCCCAAAAAGAACGTGTCTtcggaaaatattataattgctGAGAGTTTTACAAATAAgcaagaaaaaattgttaatagtTCTATGGAAGAtataaatcttaaaaataatgaaaatgatagCAGTAACATGGAAAGCAATGGTACTAAAGAGAAACACAGTACTCCTACACAACAAT taTTTACAAGCAAACGTCGTTTAGCTGCTCAATTCAATCGACCTATTGAGTCATGA
- the LOC122574755 gene encoding meiosis regulator and mRNA stability factor 1 isoform X2, giving the protein MADQDNADYYALCTNDQNKTEGLNERLIERSISQSLCDLNSSNNSVTVENAASVSPLLSHYKYHRFSHHDSPVNFSSLPTYLPPIGVFWDIENCHVPKGRSAMAATQVIREKFFGGYREAEFIVVCDVLRENSRVMKELNNAQVNLIHVARECKNAADEKLKQSIRRFADIHGSPAAVILISGDINFAPDLSDLRYRKKIHVILLHMKNTSEALILCANEHYDFSELMESLPSTTVQVTAYCDLLVSNLPEDQDITSIKCYLKQMFESCGGQVMEIQSNTAIVRFTSKPSADRAQKRMDGKIILGSKISVKFQKEKTSNFQQIRANSINRNGTVSESEIVTSSPRQMYSASASLTGGRALQIPHYQPSSPVIGTYSGWNAHCASASAPVGMVQPSSVFVGRSYPNNSNSNNVAFNRTYNELARAQSPLFWQVSGPQQFGHVWEEQYKVEKTKVLSRRIHIPQARENGVVNNNTSRNSEGLRRIRGTQTSFVQPPEWTGPRQQYPPLNVPASLNGTAQSNFKRRSPSPMYDLQSRERNQWNGQQNASVRSTRTPSPYENTVQTNFFNPINNHNGISTNNETCTPIELQVTNLDQSINPKKMRHMLVSIFMEHVMVLNVSIFTQSDGNFAASVKVPSLSDAQYAISQLHRRKVGYKRILISYAHSGRASPQVVRAQIVMLLQEVPGHKLPLFKFREMYESRFMISISVSELYKMKDVCIITEDPGGRMVSLNPDHRNTPSPCFNNTNQEEQVELPYCTIHTLKPWSDKGWAEQKVASLPNVKISLKVLDPRIHQLLTTHNGSLPLPSLPNCYEAEFKEKLQVVENGVPLEHLVSCLSCVELKQGIGSVKYLIWTGNKIHENNQEENKCVTSPLANQLALFSRELVDLLKTAPHCQLPFNRFIPAYHHHFGRQCRVADYGFTKLIDLLEALTHTVQVMGEGNNRVVTLSHRAQVRRFTSDLLRVLKSKASKQVALSEFPSVYARVIAKPWDIVDYGVCEIEDILSEVSENTVVVTVINGGDKMIAIPKREQTAEEIERTKQFAVEVVELLRHAPQCRMQFNKFVPSYHHHFGHQCRVSDYGFTKLIELFEAIPEIVKIEDDNSGERQISLTEKEGLLVLSEQISKLITRSKGCLSVSNIAQNFLRQFGYALKPELFGCISVLQLMQKLGDTVKIVYLPSRPVVMMVDKSHVQQLTLQCRRLLMDKPQHRMSLQEFQHLYVQYYLKSCNIDELKQNLSNVVRFTTLKDEQFIELTPLHCFACNVYRIMMNYGGALKLSQFETAYFSTIGSVCNPVDYGFPTLFALLQALPCTVTIKQSRRKKNIIYLNKKITAVGIALPSTYASGSSYCDTDSSNESFESDSSSRVNVSNNSTIPEQTMWVEQVSESQDSWKQTDTDNLWSKDSNKSWMTSNSEDRLVNWSLQENGSESFLKNLMQTPIMLHGFPPAPPKPDSPPEEDLNKNQWESSVWTTPTKFAYLRDEHTTNVQVPPFTLPLSWNHITSCDSNLLSPTKNLLTAAANPLNPRTSPFFSSKCDLVVAPHPSELPLPSLSLTPKKNVSSENIIIAESFTNKQEKIVNSSMEDINLKNNENDSSNMESNGTKEKHSTPTQQLFTSKRRLAAQFNRPIES; this is encoded by the exons ATGGCAGACCAAGATAATGCAGATTACTATGCACTTTGTACAAATGACcaaaataaaacagaaggTCTAAATGAAAGGCTAATAGAAAGGAGCATATCTCAATCATTATGTGACCTAAATAGTAGCAATAATAGTGTTACAGTTGAAAATGCAGCATCTGTTTCTCCATTATTAAGTCACTATAAATATCATCGTTTCTCACATCATGATAGTCCagttaatttttcatctttaccGACGTATCTTCCACCCATTGGTGTATTTTGGGATATAGAAAATTGCCAT GTACCAAAAGGAAGGTCTGCCATGGCTGCAACCCAAgtaattagagaaaaattttttgGTGGTTATAGGGAAGCAGAATTTATTGTAGTTTGCGATGTCTTAAGAGAAAATAGTCGGGTTATGAAAGAATTGAATAATGCTCAG GTTAATTTAATACATGTTGCTAGAGAGTGTAAAAATGCTGCTGATGAGAAACTCAAACAATCTATTAGAAGATTTGCTGATATTCATGGAAGTCCAGCAGCTGTGATTTTAATATCTGgtgatattaattttgctCCTGATCTCAGTGATTTGCGTTATAGGAAGAAAATTCATGTGATACTTTTACACATGAAAAATACATCTGAAGCATTGATACTATGTGCTAATGAGCACTATGATTTCTCAGAACTTATGGAATCACTGCCATCTACAACAGTACAG GTTACTGCATATTGCGATCTCCTAGTTAGTAACCTTCCCGAAGATCAGGATATTACATCTATTAAATGTTATCTTAAACAAATGTTCGAAAGCTGTGGTGGTCAAGTGATGGAAATTCAGTCAAATACTGCAATTGTACGCTTTACTTCAAAACCTTCTGCAGACag ggCTCAGAAGCGTATGGATGGAAAGATTATTCTTGGTTCGAAAATTtccgtaaaatttcaaaaagagaaaacaagtAACTTTCAGCAAATTCGAG caaattctataaatagaaACGGTACTGTAAGTGAATCAGAAATTGTTACCAGTTCTCCAAGGCAAATGTACAGTGCAAGTGCTTCGTTAACGGGTGGAAGAGCCCTTCAGATTCCACATTATCAGCCATCGTCGCCGGTTATTGGAACATATTCTGGATGGAATGCTCATTGTGCTTCTGCTTCAGCACCAGTAGg gATGGTTCAACCATCATCCGTTTTTGTTGGCAGATCATATccaaataatagtaatagtaataatgtAGCTTTTAATAGAACTTATAACGAACTTGCAAGGGCCCAATCTCCATTATTTTGGCAAGTTTCTGGTCCCCAACAATTTGGTCATGTATGGGAAGAACAATATAAG GTGGAAAAAACGAAAGTACTTAGTAGAAGAATTCATATTCCGCAGGCTCGGGAAAATGGagttgtaaataataatacttctCGAAATTCTGAGGGTTTAAGACGTATTAGAGGTACGCAAACTTCGTTTGTTCAACCTCCAGAATGGACTGGTCCAAGGCAACAATATCCTCCATTGAATGTTCCTGCGAGTTTGAATGGAACTG ctcaatcaaattttaaacgtCGAAGTCCATCTCCTATGTATGACTTGCAATCACGAGAAAGAAATCAGTGGAATGgacag CAGAATGCGTCTGTACGTAGTACTAGGACACCGTCGCCTTACGAAAATACAGTACAAACG aattttttcaatccaataaataatcataatgGAATATCAACGAATAATGAAACGTGCACGCCAATTGAACTGCAAGTAACTAATTTAGACCAAAGTATTAATCCAAAAAAGATGAGACATATGCTTGTCTCTATTTTTATGGAACATGTGATG gtgttaaatgtttctatttttacacaGTCTGATGGTAACTTTGCGGCAAGTGTCAAAGTACCTTCTTTATCAGACGCACAATACGCGATTTCTCAGTTACATCGTCGTAAAGTAGGGTATAaacgtattttaatatcgtacgCTCATAGTGGTAGAGCAAGTCCTCAGGTTGTACGAGCGCAAATTGTGATGCTACTGCAAGAAGTACCTGGTCATAAACTCCCTCTTTTTAAGTTTCGAGAAATGTACGAGAGTCGTTTCATGATTTCCATCAGCGTTTCCGAGTTGTACAAAATGAAAGATGTTTGTATTATTACGGAAGATCCTGGTGGTAGAATGGTTTCTCTTAATCCGGATCATAGAAATACTCCATCGCcatgttttaataatacaaatcaG GAGGAACAAGTAGAGTTACCATATTGTACTATTCATACGTTAAAACCATGGTCTGATAAAGGATGGGCTGAACAAAAAGTAGCATCACTCCctaatgtaaaaatttctttaaaggTTCTCGATCCACGTATACACCAATTACTAACGACGCATAACGGAAGTTTACCATTGCCTAG tttgcCAAATTGTTATGAAGctgaatttaaagaaaaattacaagtaGTTGAAAATGGAGTACCCTTAGAACATCTAGTATCTTGCTTATCCTGTGTTGAATTGAAACAGGGTATTGGTAGTGTAAAGTATCTTATATGGacaggaaataaaattcatgaaaataatcAGGAAG agaATAAATGTGTGACTTCTCCGCTTGCAAATCAATTAGCACTTTTCAGTCGTGAATTAGTTGATCTTCTGAAAACTGCTCCACACTGCCAGTTACCATTTAACCGCTTTATACCCGCATACCACCATCATTTTGGAAGACAATGTAGGGTCGCCGATTACGGATTCACCAAACTAATTGATTTGTTGGAAGCACTTACTCATACCGTACAA GTAATGGGTGAAGGAAACAATCGTGTGGTCACATTATCTCATCGTGCACAAGTACGTCGTTTTACGTCTGATCTTCTAAGAGTCTTAAAGTCCAAAGCTAGTAAACAAGTAGCACTTTCAGAATTTCCAAGTGTTTATGCTAGAGTAATAG cTAAACCATGGGATATTGTGGATTATGGAGTATGTGAAATAGAAGACATTCTCAGTGAAGTATCAGAAAATACCGTGGTTGTCACTGTGATTAATGGAGGAGATAAGATGATAGCTATTCCCAAACGAGAACAAACTGCAGAAGAGATAGAACGAACAAAACAATTTGCTGTCGAA GTTGTCGAGTTGTTACGACACGCGCCTCAGTGTAGAATGCAATTTAATAAGTTTGTGCCATCGTATCATCATCATTTCGGTCATCAGTGTCGAGTATCAGATTATGGCTTcacgaaattaattgaattatttgaagCTATACCGGAGATAGTTAAAATAGAAGATGATAATTCCGGAGAAAGACAAATTTCTTTAACAGAAAAGGAAGGTCTTCTTGTACTTTCTGAGCAAATATCCAAATTAATTACTCGGTCGAAAGGTTGTCTTAGTGTTTCTAACATTGCACAAAACTTTCTACGTCAATTTGGCTATGCGTTAAAACCAGAATTATTCGGTTGCATCTCTGTGTTGCAACTTATGCAGAAACTTGGGGATACTGTGAAg attGTATATTTGCCAAGTAGACCTGTAGTTATGATGGTAGATAAGTCTCACGTGCAGCAACTGACCTTACAATGCCGTCGATTACTCATGGATAAACCACAACATAGAATGTCACTTCAAGAGTTCCAACACTTATAcgttcaatattatttaaaatcgtgTAACATAGACGAACTAAAGCAAAATTTATCCAATGTAGTTCGA TTTACAACACTAAAGGACGAACAGTTCATAGAACTTACTCCACTACATTGTTTTGCTTGtaatgtatatcgtataatgatGAATTATGGTGGAGCACTGAAACTTTCACAGTTCGAAACGGCATATTTCTCTACTATAGGTTCCGTTTGTAACCCTGTAGACTATGGATTTCCAACACTTTTTGCACTTTTGCAAGCATTACCTTGTACGGTAACAATAAAACAATCACGGCGCAAGAAAAAcatcatatatttaaataaaaagattactG CTGTAGGTATAGCATTACCGTCAACATATGCATCAGGATCATCGTATTGTGATACAGATTCCAGTAATGAGTCGTTTGAAAGCGATTCATCCTCTCGTGtcaatgtttcaaataattcaactATACCAGAGCAAACAATGTGGGTAGAGCAAGTTTCTGAAAGTCAGGATTCTTGGAAACAAACAGATACAGACAATCTGTGGTCAAAAGACTCTAACAAATCTTGGATGACTTCAAATTCGGAAGATAGATTGGTCAATTGGTCGTTACAAGAAAATGGAAGCGAAAGCTTTCTCAAAAATCTAATGCAAACACCAATTATGCTACATGGTTTTCCACCTGCACCTCCAAAACCAGATTCTCCACCTGAG GAAGATCTAAATAAGAATCAATGGGAATCATCAGTTTGGACGACACCAACGAAATTTGCATATCTACGGGATGAACATACTACTAATGTACAG GTTCCTCCGTTTACTTTACCTCTTTCTTGGAATCACATCACATCCTGTGATAGTAACTTACTATCACCaacaaagaatttattaactgCTGCAGCCAATCCTTTAAATCCACGTACTTcacctttcttctcttccaaATGTGACTTGGTTGTTGCCCCTCATCCTTCTGAATTACCGCTTCCATCGTTATCATTAACTCCCAAAAAGAACGTGTCTtcggaaaatattataattgctGAGAGTTTTACAAATAAgcaagaaaaaattgttaatagtTCTATGGAAGAtataaatcttaaaaataatgaaaatgatagCAGTAACATGGAAAGCAATGGTACTAAAGAGAAACACAGTACTCCTACACAACAAT taTTTACAAGCAAACGTCGTTTAGCTGCTCAATTCAATCGACCTATTGAGTCATGA